The following are from one region of the Vanessa atalanta chromosome 5, ilVanAtal1.2, whole genome shotgun sequence genome:
- the LOC125064412 gene encoding DNA N6-methyl adenine demethylase-like, translating into MSETLRSEAGADSAHLPPFSTFGDMAENEQRILTADTRLLDPGWEYYERTGDTVSVISSQPQYRPWESMPISVNAKDAILRAGFASPLEYQSVTLQPIANKLPSFQSQFQTFPETTVIPETGLPSVTPVPVTTSPTPSASPSHLTQLTQLTTPSSPAHLTTLAQVTPLSTTLTTLSPVNATTFHTLTAVNARSYPIVPAPLQARELGPAGQAYIDDRHIQLYQPNIATINAFPTQNGILHQNGTLLHQNGSLIQNIQSPTVVHVLKNEPFDVKALQDKYTPNGLHHSNFQNPMLLDNGYDKKTNGFVSGSSPTRSDFRKKERRKMRANSSESDGSNMEVGSESSGQVAAVSSTAGFKSPMHGAPPMNTGPMELDDISSEKQTKKKRKRCGECIGCQRKDNCGDCAPCRNDKSHQICKQRRCEKLTEKKLVLAPDGTLQTVKSESRRGRGRGRASTTPRETNAIH; encoded by the exons ATGAGCGAAACGCTCAGGAGCGAGGCGGGCGCGGATAGCGCGCACTTACCGCCCTTCTCAACCTTTGGCGACATGGCGGAGAACGAGCAAAGGATCCTCACCGCTGACACCCGGCTACTCGACCCGGGTTGGGAATATTACGAGAGGACTGGCGACACAGTCTCCGTGATCTCAAGCCAGCCACAATACCGCCCCTGGGAATCTATGCCTATCAGCGTGAACGCCAAGGACGCAATCCTACGGGCCGGTTTTGCGTCTCCTCTCGAATACCAATCGGTCACCCTTCAGCCAATAGCTAATAAGCTACCGTCCTTCCAAAGCCAATTTCAAACATTTCCAGAAACAACAGTGATACCAGAAACGGGGCTCCCAAGTGTGACACCAGTGCCAGTCACAACAAGCCCGACCCCAAGCGCGAGCCCTAGTCATTTAACCCAGCTCACGCAACTCACCACTCCGTCGTCACCTGCTCATTTAACTACATTAGCACAGGTGACTCCCCTATCCACAACTTTGACGACACTGTCACCAGTAAATGCCACAACATTCCATACTCTAACAGCAGTAAATGCACGGAGCTATCCCATCGTTCCAGCACCACTGCAAGCACGTGAATTGGGACCCGCCGGTCAAGCTTATATTGACGATCggcatatacaattatatcaaCCAAATATTGCGACAATAAATGCGTTTCCCACACAAAATGGCATTCTACATCAAAATGGAACGCTTCTTCACCAAAATGGaagtttaattcaaaatatccaAAGTCCTACAGTTGTACATGTCCTGAAAAATGAACCGTTCGACGTTAAAGCGCTTCAAGATAAGTACACACCTAATGGCTTACATCACAGTAACTTTCAAAATCCAATGTTATTAGACAATGGGTACGATAAGAAAACAAATGGCTTTGTAAGCGGCTCATCGCCAACACGATCAGATTTTCGAAAGAAAGAGCGACGGAAAATGAGAGCAAACAGCTCAGAGTCTGATGGATCAAACATGGAGGTAGGCTCAGAAAGTAGTGGACAAGTCGCTGCAGTGTCTTCTACCGCCGGCTTTAAGTCTCCCATGCACGGAGCCCCACCTATGAACACTGGACCAATGGAACTCGACGACATATCCAGTGAAAAGCAG ACTAAGAAGAAGAGGAAGCGTTGCGGCGAGTGTATCGGCTGTCAACGTAAGGACAACTGTGGCGACTGCGCACCATGTCGTAACGACAAGTCGCATCAGATATGTAAGCAGAGGAGGTGTGAGAAGTTGACGGAGAAGAAG CTTGTTTTGGCGCCGGACGGGACGTTGCAGACAGTGAAGAGCGAGTCGCGCCGAGGTCGCGGCAGAGGGCGCGCTTCAACAACACCC AGGGAAACAAACGCCATTCACTAA